TTTCGTCACGACACTCAAAGAGTGGAAGCTATTTATGATTTAGGCCCATTAGTCGAAGAAAATATTTCTTTTACCTTGCTTGAAACCTTGGACAAACAAAGGTTTTCTTTAAATAAACGCTATCCTTTAAGCTTTATGAATAATCATATCAGTTTGGTTGCTGAATCTAAGAACATTTTGCGAAATGTGGATTTACCCAAAGACGATCCAGATCATTTTATCGAGATTTTAAAAAAAACCAGTGGGATCATGGTTTTTTTAGTCGCCTTTTTACTTATTGGAAGCATTTTAATCCCTAACATCAATGATCACAAAAAAAATGCGGACCCTTTGCCTTTACAAACCGTCACTGTCATTGACCGAAAATTAGTACCCCCCTCACTCCTCGTTAAACCTCTGGCCATCAAACCCTCTGCCTTGGTTCAACAGGCTCCAAAAAGAATCATTTTACCTAGAAAATTTTCTCGATCCCATTTACAAAAAAAGCAAATTAAACCCATCGCTATAACTCAGTTAGGTGCTCTGGGAGCCTTGGGGCAATTGAAAAAATCACCTCAACGTGGTGGACTTTCATTGAACCATTTTAAGACTTCAAAAGGAATTGGCCGTGGAGAAGGTCTTGAAGGCAGCGGTGGAATTCAAACTTCTCACTATGCTAAGGGAATGTTTTCAGCCCCCCTTGGCACTGGAAAAAATATTTATGGCGGCGGAGGCTATGGCAGCAAAGGTAAAGGTGGCGGGGCCAGCGGTTATGGAAAAATGGCCCTTGTTGGATCCTCTTCTTCATCAACGGCCTTCATTGAATCCATCGATAGCGAAGCCTGGAGCCAGGGTGGATTAGATAAAAATGCCATCGCCGCCGTGATTCAAAGACATCTAAGTGAAGTGCGATTTTGTTATGAAAATAGTTTACAAAAAAATCCAAATCTTTCGGGACGTGTTTCAATTAATTTTACAATTGGTCAACAAGGTCTTGTGACCTTGGCGCAAGTGAATAACTCAAGCATGGGTCATCCACCCGTAGAAAATTGTATCAGAGACCACCTGCGAAGTTGGAAGTTTCCAAAGCCGCAAGGCGGAGTAAACGTCAAGGTTAATTACCCTTTCGTTCTTCGCAGGGTCAGTGACACATGAAGTGGAACCAACTAAGTGCCACTTAACACTTAATAGTGGAACCAGTTTCGAGCCACCCAGTGGTTAGTGAATTAAGATTTTTTGGGGATTAAAAAAATGGGGAGAATAAAAATGAAAATGTTCTTAAATCAAAAATCAGTGTCTATGATCAGTAGGGCTTCAAGCTGTTTGGCTTTGAGTTTACTATTAACCTCTTGTATTGGGTCCTCATCCAATCCATTGGCGGCTTATTCTGAATTAAAATCGGCTCAACCAACTGGTAAAACTTCAGAGTCACAAATGATCGTTCCGGAGGT
Above is a genomic segment from Deltaproteobacteria bacterium containing:
- a CDS encoding AgmX/PglI C-terminal domain-containing protein, encoding MSSQHSRPIYYLENNQGQAVRAIEWEEEKLHFIFRHDTQRVEAIYDLGPLVEENISFTLLETLDKQRFSLNKRYPLSFMNNHISLVAESKNILRNVDLPKDDPDHFIEILKKTSGIMVFLVAFLLIGSILIPNINDHKKNADPLPLQTVTVIDRKLVPPSLLVKPLAIKPSALVQQAPKRIILPRKFSRSHLQKKQIKPIAITQLGALGALGQLKKSPQRGGLSLNHFKTSKGIGRGEGLEGSGGIQTSHYAKGMFSAPLGTGKNIYGGGGYGSKGKGGGASGYGKMALVGSSSSSTAFIESIDSEAWSQGGLDKNAIAAVIQRHLSEVRFCYENSLQKNPNLSGRVSINFTIGQQGLVTLAQVNNSSMGHPPVENCIRDHLRSWKFPKPQGGVNVKVNYPFVLRRVSDT